The Thiogranum longum genome includes a region encoding these proteins:
- a CDS encoding cold-shock protein has translation MSTGTVKWFNADKGFGFITPDDGGKDLFVHHSEIQSGGGYATLSDGQKVEYEVGQGQKGPCANKVTPL, from the coding sequence ATGAGTACAGGTACCGTAAAGTGGTTCAATGCAGATAAGGGTTTCGGTTTTATCACCCCGGATGATGGTGGCAAGGATTTATTTGTTCATCATTCGGAAATCCAGAGTGGTGGTGGATATGCGACGCTTAGTGATGGTCAGAAAGTAGAGTATGAAGTTGGGCAAGGCCAAAAAGGGCCGTGTGCGAATAAGGTTACGCCACTCTAG
- a CDS encoding YkgJ family cysteine cluster protein: MDVYIKNEKSFMTIDAITLHDTELTCRKCEAYCCRLEVLLIGDTDVPDNYIELDEWGGRSMARLEDGWCSALDRNTMMCMIYEKRPKICRDLEMGGYECISERAANL; the protein is encoded by the coding sequence ATGGATGTCTATATTAAAAATGAAAAGTCGTTTATGACAATCGACGCTATAACGCTGCATGATACCGAGTTGACCTGTAGAAAATGTGAGGCCTACTGTTGCCGTTTAGAGGTGCTGCTCATTGGTGATACCGATGTGCCCGACAATTATATTGAGCTAGATGAGTGGGGCGGGAGGAGCATGGCGCGGCTAGAAGATGGCTGGTGTTCGGCCCTGGATAGAAACACCATGATGTGTATGATTTACGAGAAGCGGCCAAAAATTTGCCGTGACCTTGAGATGGGGGGATACGAGTGTATTTCCGAACGAGCCGCCAATCTGTAG
- a CDS encoding prenyltransferase, which translates to MRPSFLVLSPICVFLGFSTSLAARSHVSPILFFLVLTGAVFAHISVNMLNEYFDFKSGLDFKTEKTAFSGGSGALPGNPEMANAVLIIGLLSLMVTAIIGVYLILERGIQILPVGIAGVVLIITYTQWLNRFPFPCLIAPGLGFGILMVLGTHMILTGGNSHLPWLVSLVPFFLINNLLLLNQYPDVKADASVGRNTFPIAYGLDKSTVVYTIFFVAAYLSILVAIAKGYIPGQSIIAVIPAVFSLYALSGARKYASRIGDYPRYLGANVAAAVSTPLLLGVSIING; encoded by the coding sequence ATGCGCCCCTCATTTCTTGTTTTGTCTCCCATTTGTGTATTTCTGGGTTTTAGTACTTCGCTTGCTGCCCGGTCACATGTGAGCCCAATTTTATTTTTTCTTGTTCTTACCGGTGCGGTCTTCGCTCATATAAGCGTAAACATGCTTAATGAATACTTCGACTTCAAAAGTGGGCTGGATTTCAAAACCGAAAAAACAGCCTTTAGTGGTGGCAGTGGTGCACTTCCAGGCAACCCTGAAATGGCTAATGCAGTCCTGATTATCGGCCTGTTGTCGTTGATGGTGACAGCCATAATCGGCGTCTACCTCATTCTTGAGCGGGGCATTCAGATCCTGCCTGTTGGCATTGCCGGTGTGGTTTTGATCATTACCTATACACAATGGCTTAACCGATTTCCATTTCCATGCCTGATCGCTCCTGGCCTGGGATTTGGGATTCTGATGGTTCTCGGTACACATATGATTTTAACCGGTGGGAATTCACATTTACCCTGGCTGGTTTCCCTCGTGCCGTTTTTCCTGATAAACAACCTTCTTTTGCTAAATCAGTACCCGGACGTAAAGGCGGATGCCAGCGTTGGTCGCAATACCTTTCCAATTGCATATGGTCTGGATAAAAGCACTGTCGTATACACGATATTTTTTGTGGCAGCGTATTTATCGATACTTGTCGCTATTGCTAAAGGATATATACCAGGTCAGAGTATTATTGCTGTTATTCCTGCTGTATTTTCGTTGTATGCTCTTTCGGGGGCGCGCAAATATGCATCAAGAATCGGTGATTACCCCCGATACCTGGGAGCGAATGTGGCTGCGGCTGTATCAACTCCATTATTGCTTGGTGTCTCGATAATCAATGGCTGA
- a CDS encoding trimeric intracellular cation channel family protein, with the protein MTLNPTPLLLDNLYWITLLAVIVSSASGVLKAGFKQYDLFGVIIIAIATGLGGGSLRDMLLDRDTFWIRDQVFFMASLASAIVIFIASRLVVVPPRFFLVADAAGLATFGVAGTLVSLMVGAPPLIASFMGVITGTMGGVFRDLLCNEPPVVFLSPLYATVSWVGSLFFIGFLHFGLDITLAAVIAGLGIFISRLLAIYYNITLPKFRFKS; encoded by the coding sequence ATGACATTAAATCCAACGCCTCTATTACTGGATAATTTATACTGGATAACGCTGCTGGCCGTCATTGTCTCGTCCGCATCAGGTGTTCTGAAGGCCGGCTTCAAACAGTACGATTTGTTCGGCGTAATTATAATTGCTATAGCAACAGGCCTTGGTGGTGGTTCGCTACGCGACATGCTGCTGGACAGGGATACATTCTGGATTCGCGACCAGGTATTCTTTATGGCATCGCTTGCTAGTGCCATTGTGATCTTTATTGCGTCAAGGCTTGTTGTGGTTCCCCCGAGATTCTTCCTGGTTGCAGATGCCGCCGGTCTGGCAACGTTTGGTGTGGCAGGTACTCTGGTGTCGCTAATGGTTGGTGCCCCGCCTCTTATTGCAAGCTTTATGGGTGTTATTACAGGAACCATGGGTGGTGTTTTCCGTGACCTGCTATGCAACGAACCACCTGTTGTTTTTCTCAGCCCTTTATATGCAACAGTCTCGTGGGTCGGTTCTTTGTTCTTTATCGGTTTCCTGCACTTCGGTCTGGACATAACGCTGGCAGCTGTTATTGCAGGGCTGGGCATATTTATTTCACGCCTGCTGGCCATTTACTACAATATTACACTACCCAAATTCCGTTTTAAGTCCTGA
- a CDS encoding paraquat-inducible protein A, with the protein MNHPESECVNIALRYPEAVRRLRILLAISAVSLFAGLVTPIITLKKFVLVENTFSVLGGVLELLKEGQVFLFVIIAGFSVVLPILKIGVLYRLLGKRAMPANNLDRALRLMHLYGKWSMLDVFVVAVLVVAVKLGVIVSVEMRFGLYAFALSVLLTMYITARVVTLTDSSCATGHS; encoded by the coding sequence ATGAATCACCCTGAAAGTGAGTGTGTGAATATTGCGCTCCGTTACCCTGAAGCTGTCAGGCGGCTACGGATATTGTTGGCCATATCTGCCGTAAGCCTGTTTGCGGGGCTGGTCACGCCCATTATCACCTTGAAGAAATTCGTACTGGTAGAGAATACTTTCTCTGTGCTGGGTGGTGTGCTGGAATTATTAAAAGAGGGGCAGGTGTTTCTGTTTGTTATTATTGCCGGTTTCAGTGTTGTGTTGCCGATCCTGAAAATCGGTGTTTTGTACCGGCTGCTTGGCAAGCGTGCAATGCCCGCCAACAACCTTGACAGGGCTTTGCGGTTGATGCATTTGTACGGGAAATGGTCGATGCTGGATGTTTTTGTCGTTGCAGTGCTGGTAGTAGCTGTTAAGCTCGGCGTAATCGTCAGCGTCGAAATGCGTTTTGGATTATATGCCTTTGCATTGTCCGTATTGCTGACTATGTATATTACAGCCAGAGTCGTGACGTTGACGGACAGCTCATGTGCGACTGGGCACTCATAA
- a CDS encoding DUF3465 domain-containing protein produces the protein MKKGAKKPLFLVIALALVYGIAQERGITLPGLAGQDQVSGEVSGNALQQAISNRKSDVQVRGEGVVVKVLPDDLDGSRHQRLLVKLPAGQTILIAHNIDLAPRVANLRAGDTLAFYGEYEWNEKGGVVHWTHHDPGGRHIGGWLEHQGKTYQ, from the coding sequence ATGAAGAAGGGTGCCAAAAAACCGCTGTTTCTTGTTATTGCCTTGGCGCTGGTTTACGGGATAGCCCAGGAGCGGGGGATTACCCTGCCCGGACTGGCAGGCCAGGATCAGGTTTCGGGTGAGGTTTCGGGCAATGCATTGCAGCAGGCCATCAGTAACCGGAAAAGCGACGTCCAGGTCCGGGGTGAAGGTGTGGTGGTGAAAGTCTTGCCGGATGATCTTGATGGTTCAAGGCATCAACGATTGCTCGTCAAACTTCCCGCCGGTCAGACTATCCTGATTGCACACAATATTGACCTTGCGCCACGAGTGGCCAATCTGCGTGCCGGTGATACGCTGGCATTCTACGGTGAGTATGAATGGAATGAAAAAGGGGGCGTTGTACACTGGACGCACCATGACCCGGGTGGGCGCCATATTGGTGGCTGGCTTGAGCACCAGGGAAAGACTTATCAATAA
- the mutS gene encoding DNA mismatch repair protein MutS codes for MSAAPETRKHTPMMQQYLGIKAEHPDILVLYRMGDFYELFYEDARRAAELLDITLTARGQSAGEPIPMAGVPVHSIEQYLAKLVRLGESIAICEQIGDPATSKGPVERKVVRIVTPGTLTEEALLDDRRDNLLVALHRDDEGYYGLAALDLSAARFTVQEFNGEDALLGEVARLQPAELLVSEALTLPPALHQRAGLRRLPPWHFDTRSAAEQLNQQFGTHDLSGFGCQDMPVAVGAAGALLQYVKDTQRAALPHLRGMHTERHEDSVILDAATRRNLELDQAQSGEKKHSLIAVLDKSVTAMGGRMLRRWLHRPLRDRDTLARRHQCIDSLLQANLFESLRESLRGSCDLERILSRIALRSARPRDLSALRDTLARLPDLQQLLRSDSDPLLGQLSSRIGEHPKLVKLLRRAIPDIPPALVRDGGVIATGYDEELDELRRLSEQSDQILLDMEARERERSGINALKIRYNRVHGYYIEVSKLQADKVPDDYQRRQTLKGVERYITPELKQHEDKVLSARSKSLEREKQLYEQLLELLMERLQPLTACAEGLASLDVLTTLAERAERLGWSRPVLCDEPGIVIRGGRHPVIEQCSDDPFVPNDVRLDDKQRMLVITGPNMGGKSTYMRQTALVVLMACMGSFVPADAAEIGPVDRIFTRIGASDDLVSGRSTFMVEMTETANILNNATDRSLVLMDEIGRGTSTYDGLSLAWAVARELAAIGAWTLFATHYFELTSLPEECNGIANVHLDAVEHGDRIVFLHTVKEGPASRSYGLQVAALAGVPEKVLIEARKQLQLLENKLHQQAVADSDTTQIDLFPGDREHPLAEAFQGIDPDNLTPRQALELLYKLKELST; via the coding sequence ATGTCAGCCGCCCCCGAGACACGCAAGCACACGCCCATGATGCAGCAGTACCTGGGCATCAAGGCCGAGCACCCGGATATCCTGGTGCTGTACCGGATGGGTGATTTTTACGAACTGTTCTACGAAGATGCGCGGCGTGCCGCGGAGTTGCTGGATATCACCCTCACCGCGCGCGGCCAGTCGGCCGGCGAACCCATCCCCATGGCCGGCGTACCGGTGCATTCCATCGAGCAGTACCTCGCCAAACTGGTGCGCCTCGGTGAATCGATAGCGATCTGCGAACAGATCGGCGACCCGGCCACCAGCAAGGGGCCGGTAGAGCGCAAAGTGGTGCGTATTGTCACCCCCGGCACCCTCACCGAAGAGGCCCTGCTGGACGACCGCCGCGACAACCTGCTGGTGGCGCTGCACCGCGATGACGAGGGCTACTACGGACTGGCGGCCCTGGATCTGTCCGCCGCCCGCTTCACGGTACAGGAGTTCAACGGCGAGGACGCCCTGCTGGGCGAGGTCGCACGGCTGCAACCGGCCGAGCTGCTGGTCAGCGAGGCTCTGACGTTGCCCCCGGCATTGCACCAACGCGCCGGCCTGCGCCGGCTACCGCCCTGGCACTTCGACACCCGCAGCGCGGCCGAACAACTCAACCAGCAGTTCGGCACCCACGATCTCAGCGGCTTCGGCTGCCAGGACATGCCGGTTGCCGTGGGCGCCGCCGGCGCGTTGCTGCAATACGTCAAAGACACCCAGCGCGCCGCCCTGCCGCACTTGCGTGGCATGCACACCGAACGCCACGAAGACAGCGTGATCCTGGATGCCGCCACACGGCGCAACCTGGAGCTCGATCAGGCCCAGTCCGGTGAGAAAAAACACAGCCTGATCGCGGTGCTGGACAAGAGCGTCACCGCCATGGGCGGGCGTATGCTGCGACGCTGGCTGCACCGGCCGCTGCGCGATCGCGACACCCTGGCCCGTCGTCATCAATGTATCGACTCGCTGCTGCAGGCAAACCTGTTCGAGTCCCTGCGCGAGTCCCTGCGTGGCAGTTGTGACCTGGAACGCATTCTGTCGCGCATTGCGCTCCGCTCGGCGCGTCCGCGTGATCTCAGCGCCCTGCGTGACACCCTGGCGCGACTGCCCGACCTCCAGCAACTGCTGCGCAGTGACAGCGACCCGCTGCTGGGCCAATTGTCCAGTCGCATTGGCGAGCACCCGAAACTGGTGAAATTATTGCGCCGGGCGATCCCCGATATTCCGCCGGCACTGGTTCGCGACGGCGGCGTGATCGCCACCGGTTATGATGAAGAACTCGACGAACTGCGCCGCCTGTCCGAACAGAGCGACCAGATCCTGCTGGACATGGAAGCACGCGAACGCGAACGCTCCGGCATCAACGCACTGAAAATCCGCTATAACCGGGTGCACGGCTACTACATCGAAGTCAGCAAACTGCAGGCCGACAAGGTGCCGGACGACTACCAGCGCCGCCAGACCCTGAAGGGCGTGGAGCGCTACATCACCCCGGAACTGAAACAACACGAAGACAAGGTGCTGAGTGCGCGCAGCAAATCGCTGGAGCGCGAGAAACAGCTCTATGAGCAACTGCTCGAGCTGTTGATGGAGCGTCTGCAACCATTGACAGCCTGCGCCGAAGGTCTCGCCAGCCTTGACGTGCTTACCACGCTGGCCGAACGCGCCGAGCGGCTTGGCTGGTCGCGCCCTGTGCTTTGTGATGAACCCGGTATCGTGATCCGCGGCGGTCGTCACCCGGTCATCGAGCAGTGTAGCGACGACCCGTTTGTTCCCAACGATGTCAGACTCGATGACAAGCAACGCATGCTGGTCATCACCGGGCCGAACATGGGTGGTAAGTCAACCTACATGCGTCAGACCGCGCTCGTGGTGCTAATGGCCTGCATGGGCAGTTTCGTGCCGGCGGACGCGGCGGAAATCGGTCCGGTAGACCGCATCTTCACACGCATCGGCGCATCCGACGACCTGGTGAGTGGCCGCTCCACCTTCATGGTGGAAATGACCGAGACCGCCAACATCCTCAACAATGCGACCGACCGCAGCCTGGTGCTGATGGATGAAATCGGTCGCGGCACCAGCACCTACGATGGCCTGTCACTGGCCTGGGCGGTAGCACGGGAACTGGCCGCTATCGGCGCCTGGACGTTGTTTGCCACACATTACTTCGAACTCACCAGCCTGCCCGAGGAATGTAACGGGATTGCCAATGTACATCTCGATGCCGTGGAGCACGGTGACCGTATTGTGTTTTTACATACGGTGAAGGAAGGCCCGGCCAGCCGCAGTTACGGCCTGCAGGTGGCGGCACTGGCCGGTGTACCGGAAAAGGTATTGATCGAAGCCCGGAAGCAGTTACAGCTACTGGAAAACAAACTGCATCAACAGGCGGTAGCAGACAGTGACACCACGCAAATCGACCTGTTTCCGGGTGACCGGGAACACCCGCTGGCCGAAGCCTTCCAGGGCATCGACCCCGACAACCTGACGCCAAGGCAGGCACTGGAACTGTTGTACAAGCTCAAGGAGCTGAGCACGTAG
- a CDS encoding PilZ domain-containing protein, whose product MSLDRRSFDEKRDFIRVPVDCDISLEAVDTGRHFTAEGRNLSGNGVLFVTDETLQPGDRLNLRIEATQVLMSVLDATIEVVRVEALAEESRFVVGGLICTINSGD is encoded by the coding sequence ATGAGTCTGGACCGGCGATCATTCGACGAAAAGCGGGATTTCATTCGCGTACCGGTGGACTGCGATATTTCCCTTGAAGCCGTGGATACCGGACGGCATTTCACCGCAGAGGGGCGCAACCTCAGCGGTAACGGGGTGTTGTTTGTGACCGATGAGACACTGCAGCCCGGCGATCGGCTAAACCTGCGCATCGAGGCAACACAGGTGCTGATGTCGGTACTGGACGCCACTATCGAAGTGGTGCGTGTCGAGGCGCTGGCAGAGGAATCGCGGTTTGTGGTCGGCGGTTTGATTTGCACCATCAATAGCGGCGACTAG
- a CDS encoding CinA family protein, which yields MPGGIAARVVTLAEYLQARGEYLACAESCTGGWVAKVCTDMPGSSGWFERGFVTYTDLAKQQMLGVLPTTLETYGAVSEATVREMADGALANSAAHWSLAISGIAGPGGGTPDKPVGSVWMAWAGPDGWQKAMHYHFEGDRERVRRQSVAAALQGLLERLETGAR from the coding sequence ATGCCGGGGGGGATTGCAGCGCGGGTCGTTACTCTGGCCGAATACTTGCAGGCACGCGGTGAGTACCTCGCCTGCGCTGAATCCTGCACCGGGGGCTGGGTGGCCAAGGTGTGTACCGACATGCCGGGCAGTTCCGGCTGGTTCGAGCGTGGATTTGTGACTTATACCGACCTGGCCAAACAGCAGATGCTGGGCGTGCTGCCCACAACGCTGGAGACATACGGCGCGGTCAGCGAAGCGACAGTCAGGGAAATGGCGGACGGCGCGCTGGCCAACAGTGCGGCCCACTGGTCGCTGGCAATAAGCGGGATTGCCGGGCCGGGTGGTGGCACGCCCGACAAGCCGGTCGGCAGCGTGTGGATGGCCTGGGCCGGGCCGGACGGCTGGCAGAAGGCGATGCATTACCATTTCGAGGGCGACCGGGAGAGGGTGCGCCGTCAGTCCGTGGCGGCGGCCTTGCAGGGCCTGCTGGAACGGCTGGAAACCGGTGCCCGCTGA
- the thpR gene encoding RNA 2',3'-cyclic phosphodiesterase, whose amino-acid sequence MPAEGKRRLFFALWPDDAVRQQLAAVSRQLCRQPVPAHNLHLTLRFLGMQDESARRCFCHAAAQVSACPFTLSLDRYGGWARKRIQWLGPSAPPAALGELVDRLNGALEACGTEAETRPFVPHVTLSRKAKNPVEDPLPEPLVWPVDSFVLAESVPSPDGVRYVVLERWAL is encoded by the coding sequence GTGCCCGCTGAAGGCAAACGGCGACTGTTTTTTGCGCTGTGGCCGGATGATGCTGTGCGCCAGCAACTTGCCGCCGTGTCCCGTCAGTTGTGCAGGCAGCCGGTGCCGGCACACAACCTGCACCTGACGCTGCGCTTCCTGGGCATGCAGGACGAGTCGGCCCGGCGCTGCTTTTGTCATGCCGCTGCACAGGTCAGCGCTTGCCCGTTTACACTGTCACTGGATCGCTATGGTGGCTGGGCGCGTAAACGCATCCAGTGGCTGGGGCCGTCGGCACCGCCGGCAGCGCTCGGTGAGCTGGTCGACAGGCTGAACGGCGCTCTTGAAGCGTGCGGTACAGAAGCTGAGACACGACCTTTCGTTCCCCACGTAACACTTTCTCGCAAGGCAAAAAATCCCGTTGAAGACCCGTTGCCGGAGCCCCTGGTCTGGCCGGTGGACAGCTTTGTGCTGGCCGAATCCGTACCGTCTCCTGATGGCGTCCGATATGTCGTTCTTGAACGATGGGCGCTGTAA
- the recA gene encoding recombinase RecA encodes MDDNKRKALSAALGQIEKQFGKGSVMRMGDVGAVRDVDVVSTGSLALDVALGIGGLPRGRVVEIYGPESSGKTTLTLQAIAECQKAGGTAAFVDAEHALDPAYAEKLGVQIDDLLVSQPDTGEQALEITDMLVRSGAVDIVVVDSVAALTPKAEIEGDMGDSHMGLHARLMSQALRKLTANIKRSNTLVVFINQIRMKIGVMFGSPETTTGGNALKFYASVRLDIRRIGAIKKGDEIVGNETRVKVVKNKMAPPFRQAEFEILYGEGISREGELIDLGVKNDLIDKAGAWYSYNGDRIGQGKDNVRKYMKEHPEMAVDIDRQLRAMLLETNTVEETKVDEEVDAAEVKH; translated from the coding sequence ATGGACGATAACAAACGCAAGGCACTCAGCGCAGCACTTGGTCAGATCGAAAAACAGTTTGGCAAGGGCTCGGTCATGCGCATGGGCGATGTGGGCGCGGTACGTGACGTGGACGTTGTTTCCACCGGTTCGCTGGCACTGGATGTGGCGCTGGGGATTGGTGGTCTGCCGCGTGGACGCGTTGTCGAGATTTACGGGCCTGAGTCATCCGGCAAGACTACGTTGACCTTGCAGGCCATCGCCGAGTGCCAGAAGGCCGGCGGCACGGCGGCCTTTGTCGATGCCGAGCACGCGCTGGACCCGGCGTATGCCGAGAAGCTGGGCGTGCAGATCGACGATCTGCTGGTCTCGCAGCCGGATACCGGCGAACAGGCACTGGAAATCACCGATATGCTGGTGCGCTCCGGCGCGGTGGATATCGTCGTGGTCGATTCGGTGGCGGCACTCACGCCCAAGGCCGAGATCGAGGGCGACATGGGCGATTCGCATATGGGCCTGCATGCACGGTTGATGTCACAGGCATTGCGCAAGCTGACGGCTAACATCAAGCGTTCCAATACACTGGTGGTCTTCATTAACCAGATTCGTATGAAGATCGGCGTCATGTTCGGCAGCCCGGAAACCACCACCGGTGGTAATGCGCTCAAGTTCTACGCCTCGGTGCGACTGGACATCCGCCGTATCGGCGCCATCAAGAAGGGTGACGAGATTGTCGGCAACGAAACCCGTGTCAAGGTAGTGAAGAACAAGATGGCGCCGCCCTTCCGCCAGGCCGAGTTCGAGATCCTGTACGGTGAAGGTATTTCACGTGAAGGTGAGCTGATTGACCTGGGCGTCAAGAACGACCTGATCGACAAGGCCGGTGCCTGGTACAGCTACAACGGTGACCGTATTGGCCAGGGTAAGGACAATGTACGCAAGTACATGAAGGAACATCCCGAGATGGCCGTGGACATCGACCGTCAGTTACGCGCCATGCTGCTGGAAACCAACACAGTGGAAGAGACGAAAGTGGATGAAGAGGTCGACGCCGCAGAAGTCAAACACTGA
- a CDS encoding regulatory protein RecX, with the protein MKRSTPQKSNTEPDAECSFAEACQKAYACGLRLLVRREHSERELRFKLERRDYRPAVIDEVLSQLVDDGYLSDARFAEVFVRSRHERGTGPLKIRAELRERGVDEGLVEDAFRELGADWFDAARRQRDRRFGVTPPQDFRERARQLRFLQQRGFSGEQARAALASAPRYP; encoded by the coding sequence ATGAAGAGGTCGACGCCGCAGAAGTCAAACACTGAGCCGGACGCCGAATGCAGTTTTGCGGAAGCCTGTCAGAAGGCCTACGCCTGTGGACTGAGGCTGCTGGTGCGCCGCGAGCACAGTGAACGCGAACTGCGCTTCAAGCTGGAGCGTCGCGATTACAGGCCTGCTGTCATCGACGAAGTGCTGTCGCAACTGGTTGATGACGGTTATTTAAGCGATGCGCGCTTCGCGGAGGTGTTTGTCCGCAGCCGACACGAGCGGGGTACCGGGCCACTGAAGATCCGCGCCGAGTTGCGCGAGCGGGGTGTGGACGAAGGACTGGTTGAAGACGCGTTCCGCGAGCTGGGAGCGGACTGGTTCGATGCCGCGCGCCGGCAGCGTGATCGGCGCTTCGGTGTTACCCCGCCGCAGGACTTCAGGGAGCGCGCACGCCAGTTGCGTTTCCTGCAGCAGCGGGGGTTTAGCGGTGAACAGGCGCGTGCCGCACTCGCGTCGGCGCCGCGTTACCCCTGA